A portion of the Nitrospira defluvii genome contains these proteins:
- a CDS encoding small metal-binding protein SmbP, with amino-acid sequence MTHVRTAMVVLSLSMLVLAAPMGYALADGGHVKETIKHAKEGVEHEKEAIKHLEESVKASNDPHAKEALEHAKEAVKHAEESLAHAEQASGKKGKAKK; translated from the coding sequence ATGACTCACGTACGTACTGCCATGGTGGTGTTGTCGTTGTCCATGCTGGTGCTGGCCGCGCCGATGGGTTATGCCCTGGCCGACGGCGGGCATGTGAAGGAAACCATCAAACATGCCAAAGAGGGCGTGGAGCACGAGAAGGAAGCCATCAAGCATCTGGAGGAATCAGTCAAGGCGAGCAACGATCCCCATGCGAAGGAAGCGCTGGAGCATGCCAAGGAAGCCGTCAAACATGCCGAGGAATCGCTGGCGCATGCGGAGCAGGCTTCAGGCAAAAAGGGCAAGGCGAAGAAGTAG
- a CDS encoding alpha/beta hydrolase family protein produces MPAIYGLVTVWLLVWSMVPVYAESGSTPLPTAAFASLPRIESIQLSPSGRHLAVLRNHDGQTFLDTQTLAGQDVHRVVSTDNREYIITWFRWVNDERLLVSIRFAATRDAIDSIETRLLAVNRDGTEQIPNVFKQSAFPSIFGKKHFPQFQDQLVGTIPGDPRHVLLALDLEHPNAPDVYKVDVYSGERQLVQANPSSKSDASAIAHWIADRAGRVRAGVGQFHTAVHAIVRLPESSLWRELADYDLAKETGLVPLAFDADPAWLYVRDQHRGKAAIFKLNVTDLTADRILVVADPKFDLNGELVYAPGRKKVVGVRYSPADERVLFWDFDAQRLQARIDRALPARVNVIHSSSDDGRLHIVKASSAVLPPQWWIFDEHDGRMVLLGKSYPDLEGAGLASPTTTYVTARDGKELQVFLTVPKDRDPRHLPMIVFPHGGPASRSPGAFNYWTQWFASRGWAVLEPRFRGTEGYGDEWLRVGFQRWGLEMQDDVTDAVQYAIRSGIANANRICIVGAGYGGYAALMGVVKTPDLYRCAVSLGGVTDLPELVSDSRWYLNQKPMVEMRIGSWWNDRERLRETSPVFHAQEMRTPLLLMHGLMDRSVPVSQGRALAEALRSSGKSIYTYVELPVADHALHREEDRQRVFSELEAFLGQYLN; encoded by the coding sequence GTGCCGGCCATCTACGGACTTGTCACTGTTTGGCTACTTGTCTGGAGCATGGTACCGGTCTACGCCGAGTCCGGTTCCACCCCGCTGCCCACCGCGGCCTTCGCCTCGCTGCCCCGCATTGAATCCATTCAACTGTCTCCTTCCGGGCGGCACCTGGCCGTGCTCCGCAACCATGACGGGCAGACGTTTCTCGATACCCAAACCCTTGCCGGACAAGATGTGCACCGTGTCGTCTCGACGGACAATCGCGAATACATCATCACCTGGTTTCGCTGGGTCAATGACGAGCGGCTGTTGGTGAGTATCCGGTTCGCCGCCACGCGAGACGCGATCGATTCGATCGAAACTCGGTTGTTGGCGGTCAATCGCGATGGCACAGAGCAGATACCCAATGTGTTCAAGCAGAGCGCCTTTCCGTCGATTTTCGGAAAGAAACACTTCCCTCAATTCCAGGATCAGCTCGTCGGCACGATTCCCGGCGATCCCAGGCACGTGCTGCTCGCCCTGGATCTGGAACACCCCAATGCTCCGGATGTCTACAAGGTGGACGTCTATTCCGGTGAGCGGCAGTTGGTCCAGGCGAACCCCAGTTCGAAGTCGGACGCCTCCGCGATTGCACATTGGATTGCCGATCGGGCAGGAAGGGTGCGGGCTGGGGTCGGGCAATTTCACACCGCAGTGCATGCCATTGTCAGGCTGCCGGAGTCCAGTCTCTGGCGCGAACTGGCCGACTATGACTTGGCCAAAGAAACCGGACTGGTTCCCTTGGCCTTCGATGCCGATCCCGCCTGGTTGTACGTCAGGGATCAACATCGGGGCAAGGCGGCAATTTTTAAACTCAACGTGACGGACCTGACCGCGGATCGTATCCTCGTGGTCGCCGATCCGAAGTTTGATCTGAACGGTGAGTTGGTCTACGCGCCTGGACGCAAGAAGGTCGTCGGCGTTCGGTACAGTCCGGCGGATGAGCGGGTGCTGTTCTGGGACTTCGATGCGCAGCGGTTGCAGGCTCGTATCGACAGGGCCTTGCCGGCTCGCGTCAATGTCATCCACAGCAGCAGTGATGACGGACGATTGCACATCGTGAAAGCGAGTAGTGCCGTCCTTCCTCCGCAATGGTGGATCTTCGACGAACACGACGGCCGCATGGTCTTGCTCGGCAAGTCGTATCCTGATCTGGAGGGGGCTGGGCTCGCTTCTCCCACCACGACCTACGTGACGGCGCGGGACGGTAAGGAGCTGCAAGTCTTCCTGACCGTTCCCAAGGATCGGGACCCGCGCCACCTTCCGATGATCGTGTTTCCCCATGGAGGCCCTGCCTCGCGATCGCCCGGTGCATTCAACTATTGGACTCAGTGGTTCGCCAGTCGCGGCTGGGCCGTGCTGGAACCGCGATTTCGCGGGACCGAGGGATACGGTGATGAATGGCTCCGCGTCGGTTTCCAGCGGTGGGGGTTGGAGATGCAGGACGATGTGACCGACGCGGTGCAGTATGCGATCCGCTCCGGTATCGCCAATGCGAACCGGATCTGCATCGTCGGAGCGGGCTACGGTGGATATGCTGCCTTGATGGGTGTCGTGAAGACGCCGGATCTGTATCGTTGTGCCGTCAGTCTTGGCGGGGTGACGGACTTGCCCGAACTGGTGTCCGACAGTCGCTGGTATCTCAATCAGAAGCCAATGGTGGAAATGCGGATTGGGTCCTGGTGGAACGATCGGGAGCGGCTTCGGGAGACCTCTCCGGTCTTTCATGCGCAGGAGATGCGCACGCCGCTGCTGCTCATGCACGGCTTGATGGATCGGTCTGTCCCAGTGTCCCAGGGCCGTGCCCTGGCCGAGGCATTACGGTCTTCCGGGAAATCCATCTACACCTATGTGGAACTGCCGGTGGCCGACCATGCCTTGCATCGAGAAGAGGATCGGCAACGCGTCTTCTCTGAGTTAGAGGCCTTCCTTGGCCAATATCTCAACTGA
- a CDS encoding sialidase family protein, which yields MVFCVWFLFLLWLSPNLVHAETRSAPGVTLTPAQVVAAGSFTLSPPSLRYDASGTLHVAWLEKPDQQGIVKMRQIAGESRQLGSAVQVNSAALGPEALHQAPGLTTEGDGMVALSWSTPNRTPGAMFASDLRVAASGDGGHTFTAPVQVNDDGLPISHTFEDLLRGPENDLYVMWLDGRGKDRSGAAVQFTCSRDGGATFGPNMTVDGMACPCCRPMLAAAPDGSLWAVWRKTFDGNVRDIVVAQSVDRGQTFGSPHLVREDHWVFSACPHRGPSLGFDRQGRLYVGWYTEGTDEQARIYLATSDDRAGTFTEPVSLHTSTNSLPDNLRLAVHPDGIVAAVWEEVTGVRKRVVLRLSADRGKTFGPVIPLSAGAKAEHPTVAIDPSGRVALAWTEHAFPTNKIVVQEGRVDLPKP from the coding sequence ATGGTGTTCTGTGTATGGTTCTTGTTCCTGCTCTGGCTGAGTCCCAATCTTGTTCACGCAGAGACTCGATCCGCACCCGGAGTGACGTTGACTCCGGCGCAGGTCGTTGCCGCCGGGTCCTTTACCCTGTCGCCTCCCTCTCTTCGATATGATGCAAGCGGTACGTTGCATGTGGCCTGGCTGGAAAAACCTGATCAACAGGGCATCGTGAAGATGCGGCAGATCGCGGGAGAATCACGTCAGCTGGGCAGTGCCGTTCAGGTCAATTCGGCAGCACTCGGACCAGAGGCGTTGCATCAGGCTCCGGGACTGACCACCGAAGGAGACGGCATGGTTGCGCTGAGCTGGTCCACGCCGAACCGGACCCCCGGCGCCATGTTCGCATCGGACCTTCGCGTGGCGGCTTCCGGTGACGGGGGCCATACGTTCACCGCTCCGGTGCAGGTCAACGACGACGGGTTGCCGATTTCCCACACCTTCGAAGATCTGTTGCGCGGCCCTGAGAACGACCTCTACGTGATGTGGTTGGACGGGCGCGGCAAGGATCGCAGCGGCGCCGCGGTGCAGTTCACCTGTTCACGGGACGGAGGGGCGACGTTTGGGCCCAATATGACGGTGGACGGCATGGCCTGTCCCTGTTGCCGGCCCATGCTGGCGGCTGCGCCGGACGGGAGTCTCTGGGCCGTATGGCGGAAGACCTTCGACGGGAATGTGCGGGATATCGTGGTGGCGCAGTCAGTCGATCGCGGACAGACGTTCGGTTCTCCGCATCTCGTGCGGGAAGACCATTGGGTGTTTTCGGCCTGTCCGCATCGCGGTCCATCGTTAGGCTTCGATCGGCAAGGGCGGCTCTACGTCGGCTGGTACACGGAAGGGACCGACGAGCAGGCCCGTATCTACCTCGCGACCTCCGACGACCGGGCCGGGACGTTTACCGAACCTGTCTCGTTGCATACCTCAACCAATTCCTTGCCCGACAATCTTCGTCTGGCGGTTCACCCAGACGGGATCGTCGCAGCCGTATGGGAGGAAGTGACCGGCGTACGGAAACGCGTGGTCCTTCGTCTGTCGGCCGATCGGGGGAAGACCTTCGGGCCGGTCATCCCGCTGAGCGCCGGCGCCAAAGCCGAGCATCCGACCGTCGCGATTGACCCATCAGGTCGAGTCGCCCTGGCCTGGACCGAACATGCGTTTCCCACCAACAAGATCGTGGTGCAAGAGGGACGCGTGGATCTCCCCAAGCCGTGA
- a CDS encoding tetratricopeptide repeat protein, giving the protein MMGDRMKQRRYQIGLVGLFALMVFYGATGLGATEVDGWMQRFEAGVKAREAAHYAEAEPLLMQVLREAEQLRADEGRVALAANNLGLLYHDQGRLTEAESLYTRALGIWEAQRGPEHEDVAAALNNLAEIAHARGEWEAAEPLYERVLTIERKTLGGAHPDVAISLNNLAELYRKQGRETAAESSYQLALTLMEQAHGPDHVELGPVLNNLAALYKGRGMYAWAEPLYERALRVRRRHFGSDHPAVAMGLNNAACLYQAEGLYPAAQRLFDEALAIAERASGPQASLTGTILGNMAFLADEQGLVMQAQLLYQRALVIQQQKLGLHHPTVGLLAERYARVLNVLGQPVEAGLFAARAASIRARVQSEAVKQGAGRRLGQTVGEVRR; this is encoded by the coding sequence ATGATGGGTGATCGGATGAAACAGCGGCGGTATCAGATAGGGCTCGTCGGCCTGTTCGCGCTGATGGTGTTCTATGGCGCGACCGGGCTCGGTGCCACGGAGGTGGATGGCTGGATGCAGCGCTTCGAGGCCGGGGTGAAGGCCAGGGAAGCGGCCCACTATGCCGAGGCTGAACCGCTCTTGATGCAGGTCTTGCGGGAAGCCGAGCAGCTTCGCGCCGATGAGGGTCGAGTGGCGCTGGCCGCGAACAACTTGGGGTTGCTGTACCACGACCAGGGGCGACTCACGGAGGCCGAATCGCTTTATACGCGCGCACTCGGCATTTGGGAAGCGCAACGAGGCCCGGAGCACGAAGATGTCGCCGCGGCGTTGAACAACCTGGCGGAAATTGCCCATGCCAGGGGCGAGTGGGAAGCGGCCGAGCCCTTGTACGAGCGGGTGCTGACGATCGAACGCAAGACGCTGGGCGGGGCGCACCCCGATGTGGCGATCAGCTTGAACAACCTGGCCGAACTCTATCGTAAGCAGGGGCGCGAAACGGCAGCCGAATCCTCATACCAGTTGGCGCTCACGCTGATGGAGCAGGCGCACGGCCCTGATCATGTCGAGTTGGGGCCGGTGCTCAATAACCTGGCCGCGTTGTACAAAGGGCGCGGGATGTATGCGTGGGCCGAACCGTTGTATGAACGGGCCTTGAGGGTACGCCGGCGACATTTTGGGAGCGACCACCCGGCCGTGGCGATGGGATTGAACAATGCCGCGTGCCTCTATCAGGCCGAGGGGTTGTATCCTGCGGCCCAACGATTGTTCGACGAAGCGCTCGCCATCGCCGAGCGAGCCTCGGGTCCGCAGGCTTCTTTGACCGGCACCATCCTCGGCAACATGGCCTTTCTGGCGGATGAGCAGGGGTTGGTGATGCAGGCACAGCTTCTCTACCAGCGGGCGCTGGTCATCCAGCAACAGAAGCTCGGATTACACCATCCCACCGTCGGGCTGTTGGCGGAACGGTATGCGCGTGTGCTCAATGTGCTGGGACAGCCGGTAGAAGCGGGGTTGTTCGCAGCGCGGGCTGCCTCGATTCGCGCGCGGGTCCAGTCGGAAGCGGTGAAGCAAGGGGCCGGGCGTCGCCTGGGCCAGACCGTCGGCGAGGTTCGGCGGTAA
- a CDS encoding cytochrome P460 family protein codes for MPVSHAVAAPQRTQIVGAPHHDAGLSVAVVRLLALALDISEGWSPAPPAAGLLIPFGYRDWPSLASMVESREGTQQLRFYVCPKALLTTDSESFPVGTVFVVESQPYPSRAVGEGSRPSLFAMEKCAGMSMNSRGCGQRESWIYASWNAAGSPATTEPGRCGICRLPWLSPTHS; via the coding sequence ATGCCGGTTAGTCACGCAGTGGCAGCACCCCAGCGAACTCAGATTGTCGGGGCACCTCATCACGACGCAGGCTTGAGCGTCGCCGTGGTGCGATTGTTGGCCTTGGCGTTGGATATCAGCGAAGGCTGGTCGCCGGCTCCCCCCGCCGCCGGTCTGCTGATCCCGTTCGGGTATCGAGATTGGCCGAGCCTGGCGTCGATGGTCGAGTCGCGGGAGGGGACGCAGCAGCTACGATTCTACGTGTGTCCCAAGGCGCTGCTGACGACCGACTCCGAGTCCTTCCCGGTCGGCACGGTGTTCGTGGTGGAATCCCAGCCCTACCCGTCGCGTGCAGTGGGAGAGGGGTCGCGTCCCTCCCTGTTTGCCATGGAGAAGTGTGCCGGTATGAGCATGAACAGCCGGGGATGCGGGCAGCGGGAGTCCTGGATCTATGCCAGTTGGAATGCGGCCGGTTCCCCAGCGACGACGGAGCCTGGCCGATGCGGGATCTGTCGTCTGCCATGGTTGTCGCCGACCCACAGCTGA
- a CDS encoding TonB-dependent receptor family protein — protein MKCRDRISSIGIGFLAVVVLGGAQPLAARAAEEPQDQEAPVIAVEPVEVSGKRIENVEDVKKEFARRPGSNILIQEKEITESRALNLQDVLQFAPGVRFQSRFGADEGQFQIRGTSLRNNFHHRGINILINGIFFGDADGFSDFESIDLLAYERIEVYKGANALRYGANSIGGAINFVPRTGYSASTLQMRMLGGSFGMVSGQVSSGKVLQPFQVGSMSATMDYYISVSGNRQDGFQDNSQQARERINANIGLQLGNHQEIRAYFLQANVAERIPGSLTNQQLFFNRQQTGGQSPPGAPPFFACVSSNQACNWGRYYTLQRIGIAYHNEFAPNQYFEIIPYFSNQFIDHPIFQTIRQENNNVGGEFRYVNSNSLFGKNNSFVAGFQPRYGHQRQQRFVNINGSIGAMTQNYTAKTTYFGAYAEDAFDATKDFTIVIGGRWDYTGREATIDNFGPAGNPFNPATPSVLTGTQKPMQHFGAISPKVGFVYRTTPTSQLYFNASRSYEAPLNVELLSALNANGSANTGFLNLDAQRAWQLELGHRGTSADKRYSWDVTVYNLEMQKEILASNINNTGTFQNANGTRHTGVEAGGAMVLKKGLFAQGGPGKEDSLQTRVAYTWSRFKFTDDVRGGGIGGPNVLIAKDGNTVAGAPEHSLNVEARYDNPAGWWIAPNVEWSLSGFYTDYANTIKNPSYALINLRSGWNIDEHWTLFAEGRNLTNKTYAGAVVVNDSLNRFANPGFGISAFGGVEYKF, from the coding sequence ATGAAGTGCCGTGATCGCATCAGTAGCATCGGAATTGGATTCTTGGCCGTCGTTGTGTTGGGAGGTGCGCAGCCACTTGCGGCCCGCGCGGCGGAGGAGCCGCAAGATCAGGAGGCGCCGGTCATCGCGGTCGAACCGGTAGAAGTCAGCGGCAAACGGATTGAGAACGTCGAGGACGTGAAGAAGGAATTTGCGCGTCGTCCCGGCAGCAACATTCTCATACAGGAAAAGGAGATTACCGAGTCGCGCGCGTTAAATTTGCAGGACGTCTTGCAGTTCGCGCCGGGGGTGCGGTTTCAGTCCCGTTTCGGGGCCGATGAAGGCCAGTTTCAGATCCGTGGTACATCCTTGCGCAATAATTTCCATCATCGGGGCATCAATATTTTGATCAACGGCATTTTCTTCGGCGACGCCGATGGATTTTCCGACTTTGAATCGATCGACCTGCTGGCCTACGAGCGTATCGAAGTCTACAAGGGCGCGAACGCCTTGCGGTATGGCGCGAACAGCATCGGTGGCGCGATCAACTTCGTGCCGCGTACCGGCTACAGCGCCTCGACCTTGCAGATGCGCATGCTCGGCGGCAGTTTCGGGATGGTCAGCGGGCAGGTGTCCAGCGGCAAGGTGTTGCAGCCGTTTCAGGTGGGCAGCATGAGCGCCACGATGGACTACTACATCAGCGTGTCGGGTAACCGTCAGGACGGCTTCCAGGACAACAGTCAGCAGGCCCGCGAACGCATCAATGCGAACATCGGCTTGCAACTCGGCAACCATCAGGAAATCCGCGCCTACTTCCTGCAAGCCAATGTGGCTGAACGGATTCCCGGTTCACTCACCAACCAGCAGCTCTTCTTCAACCGACAACAGACCGGAGGGCAAAGCCCTCCCGGGGCGCCGCCGTTTTTTGCCTGCGTGTCCAGTAACCAGGCTTGCAACTGGGGTCGATACTACACGCTGCAACGGATCGGCATCGCGTACCATAACGAGTTCGCGCCGAATCAATATTTCGAAATCATTCCGTATTTCTCGAACCAGTTCATCGACCACCCGATTTTTCAAACGATCCGGCAGGAAAATAACAATGTCGGCGGTGAGTTCCGGTATGTGAATTCCAATTCGCTGTTCGGAAAGAATAACTCTTTCGTCGCCGGCTTCCAGCCGCGGTATGGGCACCAGCGGCAACAGCGGTTCGTGAACATCAACGGTAGCATCGGCGCGATGACGCAAAATTACACGGCCAAGACGACGTACTTCGGCGCCTACGCCGAAGATGCCTTCGATGCGACCAAGGACTTCACGATCGTGATCGGCGGCCGGTGGGACTATACGGGGCGCGAGGCGACGATCGACAACTTCGGGCCGGCCGGGAATCCGTTCAATCCGGCGACGCCGTCTGTACTGACGGGCACGCAGAAGCCGATGCAACATTTCGGCGCGATCAGTCCGAAGGTCGGGTTCGTCTATCGTACGACGCCGACCTCGCAACTGTATTTCAACGCCAGCCGGTCGTATGAGGCGCCGCTCAACGTGGAGTTGCTCTCCGCGCTCAACGCCAACGGTTCCGCGAACACCGGGTTCTTAAATCTGGATGCGCAACGGGCCTGGCAGTTGGAATTAGGACACCGCGGTACCTCTGCGGATAAGCGCTACAGCTGGGATGTGACGGTCTATAATCTCGAAATGCAGAAGGAGATTCTGGCCTCCAACATCAACAACACCGGGACCTTCCAGAATGCCAATGGCACGCGCCATACGGGCGTGGAAGCCGGCGGCGCCATGGTGCTGAAGAAAGGTCTTTTCGCGCAGGGCGGCCCGGGCAAGGAAGACAGCTTGCAGACGCGTGTGGCCTATACCTGGTCGCGATTCAAGTTCACCGACGATGTGCGAGGCGGCGGGATCGGCGGCCCCAATGTCTTGATTGCCAAGGACGGCAACACGGTCGCCGGCGCGCCGGAACATAGCCTGAATGTGGAAGCGCGGTACGATAATCCTGCCGGTTGGTGGATTGCGCCGAACGTCGAATGGTCGTTGTCCGGTTTCTATACGGACTATGCCAATACGATTAAAAACCCGTCGTATGCGTTGATCAATCTGCGTTCCGGCTGGAACATCGATGAGCATTGGACCTTGTTCGCCGAGGGCCGAAACCTCACGAACAAGACCTATGCCGGTGCGGTCGTGGTCAACGACTCACTGAACCGGTTCGCCAACCCGGGATTCGGCATCAGTGCCTTCGGAGGCGTGGAATATAAGTTCTAG
- a CDS encoding ExbD/TolR family protein — MEREVDQINVIPLVDIMLVLLVIVLTTATFITTRQIPVNLAKASTSGDRQDRPIVVTVTAEGRVFVDDRVIDEEQLEIVLAPHPRHLPVLVRADKVTRLERFVVIVDRIRGLGFQQVSLEVVRT, encoded by the coding sequence ATGGAGCGTGAGGTCGATCAGATCAATGTGATTCCGCTGGTGGATATTATGCTGGTCTTGCTCGTGATTGTGCTGACCACGGCGACGTTCATCACCACGAGGCAGATTCCTGTCAATCTTGCCAAAGCCTCGACATCGGGCGACCGGCAGGACCGGCCGATCGTCGTCACCGTCACGGCTGAAGGGAGGGTCTTCGTGGACGACCGTGTAATCGACGAGGAACAATTGGAGATCGTGCTGGCGCCGCATCCTCGTCACTTGCCGGTGTTGGTCCGTGCCGACAAGGTGACGCGGCTGGAGCGATTCGTCGTCATCGTGGATCGCATCCGCGGGCTGGGGTTCCAACAGGTGAGCCTGGAAGTGGTGCGGACGTGA
- a CDS encoding helix-turn-helix domain-containing protein encodes MDQPLLRVKEAAQLLHVSKWTIYRWVDEGRLDATKIGGGSLRIFRRSVMALVEGNRIDSRPTESVPQLKMVPLTGRRSLKR; translated from the coding sequence ATGGATCAGCCGCTCTTGCGGGTCAAGGAAGCCGCCCAATTGCTTCACGTGAGCAAGTGGACGATCTATCGCTGGGTCGACGAAGGGCGGCTGGATGCCACCAAAATCGGCGGCGGCAGTTTGCGTATCTTTCGGCGATCCGTGATGGCCTTGGTCGAGGGCAATCGCATCGATTCGCGCCCGACTGAGTCCGTGCCGCAGTTGAAAATGGTGCCGCTGACCGGGCGTCGATCGCTCAAGCGGTAA
- a CDS encoding TonB-dependent receptor family protein: MRTGALLLCSGVIVMNVWTFGAARADEGTGSERTSLQEEYDKEIRSRAEDDAPLVIMDPVVVTATRAPKQLTQVPGAVSVIDQKQILQGRPAVGVDETLRIVPGVQTERRFGPDDVRISIRGSGVQSTFGVRSVRILIDGIPLTEVDGQTRLEPIDLDAVARVEVLRGPNSTLYGNASAGVINYVLEEGNKDHRYVEPRFVFGSYDFSKYRVKAAGANDKFSWMANYSFLDYGGYRDQSVTRNQRFLGKFKYTFNDHSDLSLVVTYGQMDGDIPGSLFRSEFENSPRLQQQTLHAIPPATFPANTPYAAFKPFRKDERFRPALTYRNQISDHQEITVTGFFATRDLHHPLCCFNSSFITLTRIENAAFAKYTNTVPILGHENRLIVGYDWQDQNSVNKNFANVLGSPGALQSFTQERINQDGVYLQNEFKVTEQIELVGGVRYSQVRFKVQDHLRFGGIDASSRRNFAQTTGLGGIRYSPVPWANFYLTVGQSFETPTGSEFRNPLTASGAGLNPGIQPQKSTNYEIGVKGAVGESFYYDVALYRQHFTDELLRFSTGFTGPCNIFAPCFRNAGKSDHDGLEVGLAYKPVRPLTIQLAYTYADYRFRDYLVNGVQLAGKTLPGVPTHRLVIDWTYEQLQGLLAGTFAGVEWQYQTAYFLSDTNLESSSPLNGQKNPSYTVTNLKGGYKTMVHKHWGIEVFARLENVFDENYAFATLNPANAPAFGPFIGRNVFGGLSVRYVFE; this comes from the coding sequence ATGCGGACAGGTGCTCTCCTACTGTGCAGCGGCGTGATCGTGATGAATGTCTGGACCTTCGGCGCCGCGCGCGCCGACGAAGGAACCGGTTCGGAACGCACGAGTCTGCAGGAAGAATATGACAAGGAAATCCGAAGCCGCGCGGAAGACGATGCGCCGTTGGTGATCATGGATCCGGTCGTGGTGACCGCCACACGCGCGCCGAAACAACTGACGCAAGTGCCCGGTGCGGTGTCGGTGATCGATCAGAAGCAAATCCTGCAAGGGCGGCCGGCTGTCGGCGTGGATGAAACGTTGCGCATCGTGCCGGGCGTGCAGACGGAACGTCGGTTCGGCCCTGACGACGTGCGCATTTCGATTCGCGGCAGCGGCGTTCAGTCCACGTTCGGTGTCCGGAGCGTGCGTATCCTGATCGACGGTATCCCGCTTACCGAAGTCGATGGGCAGACCAGGTTGGAGCCGATCGATCTAGACGCCGTGGCCCGTGTGGAAGTGCTGCGCGGACCGAATTCGACCCTGTACGGCAATGCCTCGGCGGGCGTGATCAATTACGTGTTGGAGGAGGGCAACAAGGACCATCGCTATGTCGAGCCCCGGTTCGTCTTCGGGTCGTACGATTTCTCAAAGTACCGGGTGAAAGCCGCCGGCGCGAACGACAAGTTCAGCTGGATGGCCAACTATTCATTCCTGGATTACGGCGGCTACCGCGATCAATCGGTGACGAGGAATCAGCGTTTTCTGGGGAAGTTCAAATATACCTTCAATGATCATTCGGATCTGTCGCTCGTCGTCACCTACGGCCAGATGGACGGTGACATTCCGGGCAGCCTCTTTCGTTCGGAATTCGAGAACAGCCCGCGTCTGCAGCAGCAGACCCTGCACGCCATTCCACCGGCGACGTTCCCTGCGAATACGCCCTACGCGGCGTTCAAGCCGTTTCGCAAGGACGAGCGGTTTCGCCCGGCCCTCACCTATCGCAATCAGATCAGCGACCATCAGGAGATCACGGTCACGGGGTTTTTCGCCACGCGCGACTTGCACCACCCGCTCTGCTGTTTCAACAGCAGTTTCATCACGTTGACTCGCATTGAAAATGCGGCCTTTGCGAAATACACCAATACCGTGCCGATTCTCGGCCATGAGAACCGCTTGATCGTCGGGTACGACTGGCAGGATCAAAACTCGGTGAACAAGAACTTCGCGAACGTCCTGGGCTCGCCGGGAGCGCTGCAGTCCTTTACGCAGGAACGGATCAACCAGGACGGGGTCTATCTGCAGAACGAATTCAAGGTCACCGAGCAGATCGAGTTGGTCGGTGGGGTGCGGTACAGCCAGGTGCGCTTCAAGGTGCAGGACCATCTCCGGTTCGGCGGCATCGATGCGTCCAGCCGCCGGAATTTTGCGCAAACGACCGGGCTGGGAGGCATCCGGTACAGTCCCGTCCCTTGGGCCAATTTCTATCTCACCGTCGGACAGTCGTTCGAAACGCCGACCGGCTCGGAATTCCGCAATCCTCTGACGGCAAGCGGGGCTGGTTTGAACCCGGGCATTCAACCGCAAAAATCCACCAATTACGAAATCGGCGTCAAGGGCGCCGTGGGAGAATCGTTCTACTACGACGTGGCCTTATATCGTCAGCATTTCACCGATGAGCTCCTGCGCTTCAGCACCGGCTTCACCGGCCCGTGCAATATCTTTGCGCCCTGTTTTCGCAATGCGGGCAAGAGCGACCACGACGGATTGGAAGTCGGCCTGGCCTATAAGCCGGTTCGCCCGCTGACGATCCAACTTGCCTATACCTATGCGGATTACCGTTTTCGCGACTACCTCGTCAACGGCGTCCAGCTGGCGGGGAAGACTTTGCCAGGGGTGCCCACGCATCGCCTCGTCATCGACTGGACGTACGAGCAACTGCAGGGATTGTTGGCCGGCACCTTTGCCGGGGTGGAATGGCAATACCAGACCGCCTATTTCCTGAGTGATACGAATCTTGAGTCCTCTTCCCCTCTCAACGGGCAGAAAAATCCGAGTTACACGGTGACGAACCTGAAGGGAGGCTACAAGACGATGGTGCACAAACATTGGGGGATCGAAGTCTTTGCCCGACTGGAAAACGTGTTTGACGAGAATTATGCGTTCGCCACCTTGAACCCGGCCAATGCACCGGCGTTCGGGCCGTTCATCGGCCGCAATGTCTTCGGCGGTCTCTCCGTGCGGTATGTGTTCGAGTAG
- the exbB gene encoding TonB-system energizer ExbB, producing the protein MDGMKELVEYGVIGLLIGLNLWAAAVAIERWLYYRRIDVHAYPSLDACEIALTKRLVVIGTVAANAPYIGLLGTVLGIMLTFHTMGSSGAMAVATIMIGLSLALKATAAGLVVAIPCVVMNNMLRRRVSELLAQYKARHGA; encoded by the coding sequence ATGGACGGCATGAAAGAACTGGTGGAGTACGGCGTGATCGGCCTCTTGATCGGGCTGAACCTGTGGGCGGCGGCCGTGGCGATCGAGCGGTGGTTGTATTACCGGCGGATCGATGTGCATGCGTACCCGTCGCTGGATGCCTGTGAAATCGCATTGACCAAACGGTTGGTGGTCATCGGAACCGTGGCGGCCAACGCGCCCTACATCGGCCTGCTCGGCACCGTGTTAGGCATCATGCTGACGTTCCACACCATGGGCAGTTCCGGCGCCATGGCGGTCGCGACGATCATGATCGGCCTGAGTCTTGCCTTGAAGGCGACTGCGGCGGGGCTCGTGGTCGCCATTCCTTGCGTCGTCATGAATAACATGCTTCGGCGGCGCGTCAGCGAGTTGCTCGCGCAGTATAAGGCTCGCCATGGAGCGTGA